From Luteococcus japonicus, one genomic window encodes:
- a CDS encoding PP2C family protein-serine/threonine phosphatase — MTDQDRGSETASGLSHVAVGETARDHYTLAPLPWLAGCSDVGRRHETNQDALALGGRETTQGRLAVLVISDGVSTSLGSEESAAIAAEVASSTLIAMLRTMPDASAEQVQATLTDAFIAANDAVLASTGPGPTPGSCTLICAVLNEGRVSVGNVGDCRAYWIGDDASCHILSVDDSLAQARIDLGMSREDAERSFQAHAITRWLGPDSQDVTPGSRRWTCPARGGCWSAATGCGTTAPPRRT, encoded by the coding sequence ATGACTGACCAGGATCGGGGGTCCGAGACGGCGTCCGGGCTGTCCCATGTGGCCGTCGGCGAGACGGCGCGTGACCACTACACCTTGGCGCCGCTGCCCTGGCTGGCCGGCTGCAGCGACGTCGGCCGCCGGCACGAGACCAATCAGGATGCCCTGGCGCTGGGCGGCCGAGAGACCACCCAGGGCCGGTTGGCCGTTCTGGTGATCAGCGATGGCGTGTCCACCTCGCTGGGCTCCGAGGAGTCGGCGGCCATCGCCGCGGAAGTGGCCAGCTCCACCCTGATCGCCATGCTGCGCACGATGCCCGATGCCTCCGCCGAGCAGGTGCAGGCCACACTGACAGATGCCTTCATCGCCGCCAATGACGCAGTGCTCGCCAGCACCGGCCCCGGCCCGACACCCGGCTCCTGCACCCTGATTTGCGCAGTCCTGAACGAGGGCCGGGTGAGCGTCGGCAATGTCGGCGACTGCCGCGCCTACTGGATCGGCGACGACGCCTCCTGCCACATCCTCAGTGTCGACGACTCCCTGGCGCAGGCCAGGATCGATCTGGGGATGAGCCGGGAGGACGCCGAGCGCAGCTTCCAGGCCCACGCCATCACCCGCTGGCTGGGCCCCGACAGCCAGGACGTGACCCCAGGGTCGCGGCGCTGGACGTGCCCGGCCCGGGGTGGCTGCTGGTCTGCAGCGACGGGCTGTGGAACTACCGCTCCGCCCCGGAGGACATGA
- a CDS encoding DUF3107 domain-containing protein yields the protein MEIKIGVNNVPREINIDTEASADEVEQSLRSALAEGGVLRLTDAKGRRVLVPSQQIGYVDLGQEHSRPVGFGAA from the coding sequence GTGGAAATCAAGATTGGTGTCAACAACGTCCCGCGCGAGATCAACATCGACACTGAGGCCTCGGCCGACGAGGTCGAACAGTCCCTGCGCTCCGCTCTGGCCGAGGGTGGTGTCCTGCGACTGACCGATGCCAAGGGTCGCCGTGTCCTCGTGCCCTCACAGCAGATTGGCTACGTGGACCTGGGTCAGGAGCACAGCCGGCCCGTGGGCTTCGGCGCGGCCTGA